In the Dioscorea cayenensis subsp. rotundata cultivar TDr96_F1 chromosome 12, TDr96_F1_v2_PseudoChromosome.rev07_lg8_w22 25.fasta, whole genome shotgun sequence genome, one interval contains:
- the LOC120273443 gene encoding MDIS1-interacting receptor like kinase 2-like, with protein sequence MNDLYSIDFSYNMLTGPIPSGEVFQAAYKAYVGNAAGLCGDAIGLLSCGSSPSAERSHKNHTTLLIAITIPVVGCSLMLVTIALACRRQRTRTSEVAETENHSFVWDTGLKFKLTDVMEAIDNFNEAYCIGRGSFGVVYKAELPSGQVLAVKRHHFSAESDIQERNVRSILNEIQILLGVRHRNIVKLHGACTKKGVMYMVYDYVERGSLRDALYSVFEALTFDWAMRVKVIHGLAHALAYLHNDCSPNIFHRDISINNVLLDSDFEPKVSDFGTAKLLTHDASTWTAIVGSYGYIAPELAYMTKFTDKCDVYSFGVVTLEVMMGMHPG encoded by the exons ATGAATGATCTATACTCCATTGATTTCTCTTATAATATGTTAACAGGGCCGATTCCTTCTGGAGAAGTTTTCCAGGCAGCATACAAGGCTTATGTCGGTAATGCTGCAGGTTTGTGTGGAGATGCTATCGGTTTGCTCTCGTGTGGGTCCAGTCCCTCAGCCGAAAGATCTCATAAGAACCACACGACACTACTTATCGCTATCACTATCCCGGTGGTTGGATGTTCCCTTATGCTAGTCACCATTGCACTAGCATGCCGTAGACAACGGACCAGGACCAGCGAAGTGGCTGAAACTGAAAACCATTCTTTTGTGTGGGATACAGGCCTCAAGTTTAAACTCACAGATGTCATGGAAGCCATAGATAACTTCAATGAAGCATATTGCATAGGAAGAGGAAGTTTTGGTGTTGTGTACAAAGCTGAACTGCCCTCTGGCCAAGTATTGGCTGTGAAACGACATCATTTTTCTGCCGAGAGTGACATTCAGGAGAGAAATGTAAGAAGTATCTTGAATGAGATCCAAATTTTGTTGGGGGTGAGGCACCGGAATATTGTGAAGCTACACGGAGCTTGCACAAAGAAGGGTGTCATGTACATGGTATATGACTATGTGGAAAGAGGGAGCTTACGCGATGCCCTGTACAGTGTGTTTGAGGCATTGACATTTGATTGGGCAATGAGAGTGAAAGTGATTCATGGACTGGCTCACGCTTTAGCTTACCTTCACAATGACTGCTCACCGAACATTTTTCATCGAGATATATCGATAAACAATGTCTTGTTAGATAGTGATTTCGAGCCGAAGGTCTCTGATTTTGGAACTGCTAAGCTGCTGACACATGATGCATCTACTTGGACTGCTATTGTAGGCTCCTATGGTTATATTGCTCCAG AGCTTGCATACATGACCAAGTTCACGGACAAGTGTGATGTGTATAGTTTCGGAGTGGTGACACTGGAGGTTATGATGGGAATGCATCCTGGATAG
- the LOC120273282 gene encoding receptor-like protein 51 yields the protein MNQLSYLFLSGNKLSGQIALALGQSSGLLELDLSHNLLEGHIPSTIGGMINLVNLNLSANKLSGELSENLGELDNLLLLDLSSNELSGSIPSKLSWLIFAAAQCISQQPLRSHP from the coding sequence ATGAATCAGCTCTCTTATCTCTTTTTGTCAGGAAACAAATTATCAGGACAAATCGCATTAGCGTTGGGACAATCCAGCGGGTTATTAGAACTTGACCTTAGCCATAACTTGTTAGAGGGTCATATACCTTCAACAATTGGTGGCATGATCAACCTGGTGAATCTTAACTTGTCTGCAAACAAACTCTCTGGTGAGCTATCAGAGAATCTTGGTGAGCTCGATAACTTACTGCTGTTGGATTTGAGCAGCAATGAATTATCTGGATCAATACCCTCCAAGTTATCATGGCTTATATTTGCAGCAGCTCAATGTATCTCACAACAACCTCTCAGGTCACATCCCTGA
- the LOC120273444 gene encoding probable LRR receptor-like serine/threonine-protein kinase At4g36180, with product MKPMSLDILIIFLLFLFSLKCNAKTEAEALLTWKSSLFNIPQSLSSWSLTNATNHCHWFGITCNSAGGIVELNLPNCSLSGTLDELDFTSLSNLTKLNLSKNMLFGSIPQKFSALSKLISLEMGYNHFETSNFSEFKTMPTLTYLSLRSNNFPVMEFPSFILNCTNLTVLDLSVNEFKGTIPDSLGTNLVKLQYLNLSFNSFSGLIPSSIHNLVHLRKMILIHNQLSGLIPAEIGNMTSLEQLDMNGNSLEGKLPSTMSQLENLMYLDLSYNYNLTGSIPTGLGKGGLLHFANFSGNGFSGELPESLCSGFKLEYLDVGYNNFDGALPSWLRNCTELKQIVLSGNYFSGSLPTDWGHCTSLTSFIIDANNISGVIPKEFGNMTNLHYLSLASNSLIGVIPKELGNLTSLQQLSLDLNFLTGEIPKEFGNMTSLQHMNLASNSLTGEIPKELGNMTSLQELSLASNSLTGEIPKELGSMTSLQDLSLASNSLRGEIPKEFGNMASLQNLSLASNFLTGMIPKEFGKLTSLQHLNLASNSLEGNISKEFGNITSLQDLSLASNFLTGEIPDELGNLSSLQSLDLSNNSLFGHIT from the coding sequence ATGAAACCAATGTCATTAGACATCCTGATCATTTTCCTACTGTTCCTCTTCTCACTGAAATGCAACGCAAAAACAGAAGCAGAAGCACTTCTGACATGGAAGTCTAGCTTGTTCAATATTCCTCAATCTCTGAGCTCATGGAGCCTGACCAACGCCACCAACCACTGCCATTGGTTTGGCATCACCTGCAACTCGGCTGGTGGCATAGTTGAGCTCAACTTGCCAAACTGCAGCCTTAGTGGCACTCTTGACGAGCTAGACTTTACCTCTCTATCAAATCTCACCAAACTGAACCTCAGCAAAAACATGCTGTTTGGTTCAATCCCTCAAAAGTTCTCCGCTCTCTCCAAGCTCATTTCACTGGAAATGGGCTACAATCATTTCGAAACTTCAAACTTCTCCGAGTTCAAAACAATGCCAACATTGACATACCTTTCACTCCGATCAAACAACTTTCCGGTAATGGAATTCCCATCCTTCATACTCAACTGCACCAATCTAACTGTCCTTGATCTATCAGTTAATGAGTTCAAGGGAACAATACCTGATTCCCTTGGAACCAATCTGGTTAAACTTCAGTACCTGAATCTCTCCTTCAACTCATTCTCTGGGTTGATACCTTCAAGTATACACAATCTTGTTCATCTCCGAAAAATGATCCTCATTCATAATCAATTAAGCGGCCTTATCCCTGCGGAGATAGGAAACATGACTTCACTAGAGCAGTTAGACATGAACGGTAACTCTTTGGAGGGGAAGCTACCAAGCACCATGTCCCAGCTTGAGAACCTAATGTATCTAGATTTATCCTACAATTACAATTTAACTGGTAGCATCCCTACGGGTCTTGGCAAGGGGGGTCTACTCCATTTTGCCAACTTCTCAGGCAACGGGTTCTCTGGGGAGCTGCCGGAGTCTCTGTGTAGTGGATTCAAGCTAGAGTACCTTGATGTGGGCTATAATAACTTCGATGGAGCACTGCCATCTTGGTTGCGCAACTGCACCGaattaaaacaaatagtttTGAGTGGCAACTATTTCAGTGGGAGCCTGCCAACGGACTGGGGACACTGCACCAGCTTGACGTCCTTCATTATTGATGCCAATAATATATCTGGTGTGATTCCAAAGGAATTTGGTAACATGACAAACCTGCACTACCTCAGCTTAGCTTCAAACTCCCTGATAGGGGTGATTCCAAAGGAACTTGGTAACTTGACAAGCCTGCAACAGCTGAGCTTAGATTTGAACTTCCTGACAGGGGAGATTCCAAAGGAATTTGGCAACATGACAAGCCTGCAACACATGAACTTGGCTTCAAACTCTCTGACAGGGGAGATTCCGAAGGAGTTGGGTAACATGACAAGTCTTCAAGAGCTGAGCTTAGCTTCAAACTCTCTGACAGGGGAGATTCCAAAGGAGTTGGGTAGTATGACAAGCCTTCAAGACCTGAGCTTAGCTTCAAACTCCCTAAGAGGGGAGATTCCAAAGGAGTTTGGTAACATGGCAAGCCTGCAAAACCTGAGCTTAGCTTCAAACTTTCTGACAGGAATGATTCCAAAGGAGTTTGGTAAATTGACAAGTCTGCAACACCTGAACTTAGCTTCAAACTCGCTGGAAGGGAATATTTCAAAGGAATTTGGTAACATAACAAGCCTGCAAGACTTGAGTTTGGCTTCAAACTTCCTGACAGGGGAGATACCAGATGAGTTGGGAAACTTGAGCTCGTTACAGAGTCTCGATCTCAGCAACAATAGTTTATTTGGCCATATCACATGA